The following proteins are co-located in the Styela clava chromosome 15, kaStyClav1.hap1.2, whole genome shotgun sequence genome:
- the LOC120334166 gene encoding uncharacterized protein LOC120334166 produces MRFYVTIAFCLVVALLGAETEAKKRSKKKSQLVASAESNSLKRLKRQRGDEPSPPSDCPDQCPAGPAGEPGIPGFDGLDGDQGPAGEPGPKGEPGLPGFDGLDGQDGLIGIPGESGLRGFPGPEGPPGRNGADGQKGEQGAIGFPGNGSVGPQGPKGNEGGPGTRGAPGRKGSQGERGLPGIPGGGDGGSGAYPVPGPPGPPGPPGFSGIKGHKGYRGHMGPDGKQGPKGEPGPEGVQGPQGPGGETGPRGPRGYIGEDGKKGDEGASGPPGERGANGAQGEQGEMGPAGVPGETGARGVPGQPGPKGNPGQTGPKGEEGSTGLNGQDGIPGTPGERGSPGAAGKKGEEGRPGIPGSKGGEGAAGPAGVPGERGSPGQTGGDGKKGEPGPEGPQGIDGAPGDRGSPGEVGPEGPPGPIGGRGPPGEPGDQGIQGKPGERGFPGIKGHKGASGPGGPKGEPGEDGVEGPIGPLGPKGESGVPGERGPPGTPGEHGQRGPTGPIGPGGPEGPRGTLGERGYTGERGPRGRPGSQGPPGRPPSEDVIREMIRRQLSGVVSQLTAQMRPRGIVRNGEPGRPGQPGTPGIQGEQGIPGIEGKTGMPGERGPPGPEGSRGLKGSLGDKGERGSVGVGLPGPPGPTGAEGRQGEPGFGKDGRDGARGETGLPGPPGYPGSQGVMGPPGYCDPSTCLGGRRPSQVVDTKGPKGPDNGEDIGPPADNNALGRDESSLPPLDAINF; encoded by the exons ATGCGTTTCTACGTGACAATTGCGTTCTGTCTGGTGGTCGCGCTTTTGGGCGCCGAGACTGAGGCGAAAAAACGGAGCAAAAAGAAGAGCCAACTAGTTGCCTCGGCTGAGTCTAACTCTCTAAAGAGATTGAAACGTCAGAGGGGCGATGAACCATCACCACCATCAGAT TGCCCAGATCAATGCCCCGCAGGTCCAGCGGGCGAACCAGGAATTCCT GGATTCGATGGATTAGACGGGGATCAGGGACCTGCAGGGGAACCCGGACCCAAAGGAGAACCAGGTCTTCCTGGATTTGATGGACTGGACGGCCAAGAT GGACTAATTGGTATACCAGGTGAATCAGGACTTAGG GGATTTCCAGGACCCGAAGGACCGCCTGGAAGGAAT GGTGCAGATGGACAGAAAGGTGAACAAGGTGCAATTGGATTCCCA GGCAACGGCTCAGTAGGACCCCAGGGGCCAAAGGGCAATGAAGGAGGACCCGGAACTAGAGGTGCACCTGGAAGAAag GGTTCACAAGGAGAGAGAGGTCTGCCTGGTATACCTGGG ggTGGCGATGGCGGATCCGGCGCTTATCCGGTT CCTGGACCGCCTGGACCACCAGGACCTCCCGGATTTTCCGGAATTAAG GGACACAAAGGATATCGTGGACACATGGGACCTGATGGTAAACAGGGACCAAAGGGTGAACCAGGACCCGAAGGAGTTCAAGGTCCTCAAGGACCAGGAGGAGAAACG GGACCGAGAGGACCTCGTGGATATATTGGCGAAGATGGAAAGAAGGGAGATGAG gGTGCTTCTGGACCACCAGGAGAGCGAGGCGCGAATGGAGCACAGGGAGAACAg GGTGAAATGGGACCTGCTGGAGTGCCAGGCGAAACCGGAGCCAGAGGGGTGCCTGGGCAACCAGGACCTAAAGGAAACCCTGGGCAGACTGGACCAAAGGGAGAAGAG GGTTCAACCGGTTTGAACGGCCAAGACGGAATTCCAGGAACACCAGGCGAACGC GGATCTCCAGGAGCTGCTGGCAAGAAAGGAGAAGAGGGAAGACCAGGAATCCCG GGATCGAAAGGAGGCGAAGGAGCTGCTGGACCCGCTGGAGTTCCG GGTGAAAGAGGATCACCAGGTCAAACTGGAGGAGATGGCAAGAAAGGCGAACCG GGACCTGAAGGACCCCAAGGTATCGATGGCGCACCAGGCGATCGTGGATCACCG GGTGAAGTAGGACCAGAAGGACCCCCAGGACCAATTGGAGGCAGAGGCCCACCA gGAGAACCAGGCGATCAAGGAATTCAAGGTAAACCTGGTGAACGAGGATTCCCGGGAATCAAAGGACACAAg GGAGCTTCAGGACCAGGTGGACCAAAGGGAGAACCG GGCGAGGATGGTGTCGAAGGACCAATTGGACCATTAGGACCAAAAGGTGAAAGTGGAGTACCTGGAGAAAGAGGACCG CCCGGAACACCTGGAGAACATGGTCAACGTGGACCCACTGGGCCAATTGGTCCCGGAGGTCCAGAAGGTCCCCGAGGAACTCTTGGAGAGCGTGGATACACAGGAGAACGTGGACCACGCGGAAGACCAGGATCACAAGGCCCCCCTGGAAGACCTCCAAGCGAAGATGTAATAAGAGAAATGATCAGAAGACAATTGAGCG GCGTGGTTAGTCAACTGACCGCCCAGATGAGACCTCGTGGCATAGTCAGAAACGGCGAACCCGGGCGACCTGGACAACCGGGAACACCTGGTATCCAAGGAGAACAGG GTATACCAGGTATTGAAGGAAAGACTGGAATGCCGGGTGAAAGAGGACCACCAGGTCCTGAAGGATCCAGAGGTCTTAAAG GAAGTCTTGGAGACAAGGGAGAGAGAGGATCCGTTGGCGTCGGACTTCCTGGACCACCAGGTCCAACGGGAGCTGAAG GCCGACAAGGAGAACCAGGGTTTGGCAAAGACGGTCGTGACGGTGCACGTGGTGAAACCGGCTTGCCTGGTCCTCCGGGTTATCCAGGATCACAAGGTGTAATGGGTCCGCCAGGATACTGCGACCCTTCAACATGCCTTGGGGGAAGAAGACCATCACAAGTAGTTGACACAAAAG GACCTAAAGGCCCCGACAATGGAGAAGACATTGGGCCACCAGCAGATAATAACGCTCTAGGTCGTGATGAAAGTTCTCTCCCGCCTTTGgatgcaataaatttttaa